One window of Arvicola amphibius chromosome 6, mArvAmp1.2, whole genome shotgun sequence genomic DNA carries:
- the Il22ra1 gene encoding interleukin-22 receptor subunit alpha-1 — MKTLLTMTVLAVGSLAAHTTEDTSGLLRNVKFQSSNFENILTWDGGPNSTLDTVYSVEYKRYGDKEWLAKAGCQRTTRKSCNLTLETGNLTELYYARVIAVSAGKRQMEKSGRFSSLQHTTIRPPDVTCIPKVRSIQMLIHPTFTPILSEDGHRLTLEEIFHDLFYSLELRVNHTYQMHLEGKQREYEFLGLTPDTEFLGSITILAPMWSKKSAPYVCQVKTLPDRTWAYSFSGAVLFSMGFLVGLLCYLGYKYVTKPPVPPNSLNVQRVLTFQPLRFIQEHILIPVLDLRGPGSLAQPIQYSQVLISGPRESPGATQRHSLPEVTYIGQSDASILRPTNVPPQQTLSPPSYAPKAVTEVQTPSYAPQITADTETLVYSPQQLMKTQPSTYNAQGVLDSWPASYAVCGEDTGQDSTPEILSSPKHLKSKGQLHEDTLAESCLPGDLSLQGVVSLADKEVKRPKSLPSPLRFCTGRGPDLQALHSGEPETPGYLKGALSLLSSVQIEGHPVSLPLHTHSLSCSPSDQGPSPWGLLDSLVCPKDEDLEAETEPNAVVSELEQPTELDSLFKGLALTVQWES, encoded by the exons CTCACACTACTGAGGACACATCTGGTCTCCTTCGAAATGTGAAATTCCAGTCCAGCAACTTTGAAAACATCTTGACTTGGGACGGTGGACCCAATAGCACCCTGGACACAGTCTACAGCGTAGAGTATAAGAG GTACGGAGACAAAGAGTGGCTGGCCAAGGCAGGCTGCCAGCGGACCACCCGGAAGTCCTGCAACCTGACTCTGGAGACAGGCAACCTCACCGAACTTTACTATGCCCGGGTCATAGCTGTCAGCGCAGGAAAGCGACAAATGGAGAAAAGTGGCCGCTTCAGCTCACTGCAACACA ccACCATCAGACCACCAGACGTGACCTGTATCCCCAAAGTGAGGTCCATTCAGATGCTGATCCACCCCACCTTCACGCCCATCCTCTCAGAAGATGGTCACCGGCTAACCCTGGAGGAGATTTTCCACGACCTGTTCTACAGCTTAGAACTCCGTGTCAACCACACCTACCAAATG CACCTTGAAGGCAAACAGAGAGAATATGAGTTCCTTGGCCTGACTCCCGACACAGAGTTCCTCGGGTCCATCACAATTTTGGCTCCGATGTGGTCCAAGAAGAGCGCCCCCTACGTGTGCCAAGTGAAGACGTTGCCTG ACCGGACGTGGGCCTACTCCTTCTCCGGCGCTGTGCTCTTCTCCATGGGTTTCCTCGTCGGCTTGCTCTGCTATCTAGGCTACAAATATGTCACCAAGCCACCCGTGCCTCCTAACTCCCTG AACGTCCAGCGTGTCCTGACCTTCCAGCCCCTACGATTCATCCAGGAGCACATACTGATCCCTGTCTTGGACCTCCGTGGCCCGGGCAGTCTCGCTCAACCCATCCAGTACTCTCAAGTGTTGATCTCCGGGCCCAGGGAGTCACCTGGAGCTACACAGCGGCACAGCCTGCCTGAGGTCACCTACATAGGACAGTCAGATGCCTCCATCCTCCGGCCCACCAACGTGCCACCTCAGCAGACATTGTCCCCACCGTCCTATGCCCCAAAGGCTGTCACTGAGGTCCAGACCCCTTCCTATGCGCCTCAGATAACCGCTGATACCGAAACTCTGGTCTACTCGCCACAGCAGCTGATGAAGACCCAACCTTCCACCTATAACGCGCAGGGCGTTCTGGATAGCTGGCCTGCTTCCTATGCTGTGTGTGGGGAAGACACTGGCCAAGACTCCACTCCTGAGatcctctccagtcccaaacaCCTCAAGTCCAAAGGTCAGCTCCACGAAGACACACTTGCTGAAAGCTGTCTCCCAGGGGACCTTTCTCTGCAGGGAGTCGTCTCCTTGGCTGACAAGGAGGTAAAAAGACCAAAATCACTCCCGTCACCTCTGAGGTTTTGCACAGGCAGAGGGCCTGACCTACAGGCCCTGCACAGTGGTGAACCAGAGACACCAGGGTACCTGAAGGGGGCATTATCCCTCCTGTCCTCGGTCCAGATCGAGGGccaccctgtctccctccctttgcACACCCATTCCCTCTCATGTTCCCCCTCCGACCAGGGACCAAGTCCCTGGGGCCTGCTGGACTCCCTCGTATGTCCCAAGGACGAAGATCTGGAGGCTGAGACTGAGCCCAATGCTGTGGTGTCTGAGCTAGAGCAGCCCACAGAACTGGACTCTCTTTTCAAAGGCTTGGCCCTGACTGTGCAATGGGAATCCTGA